In one window of Pseudobdellovibrionaceae bacterium DNA:
- a CDS encoding glycosyltransferase yields MRILHVGKYYYPHLGGIETVTRDLSEGLVAHGHDVTVLCYSEDGRSDKETINGVHVERMSHMGVLASQPLSLSFVKRLIEIANDFDVIHLHSPNPLAELALGIMKLRGILVTTYHCDVVRQKWLLPFYRPFLKRALNKSQRIVAATQYHVEYSHTLKDYAHKCDIIPFGIREDALILNEQGQQLLEDNKNRFGSFLLFVGRLVPYKGLHILFEAMQHIEQKLVIVGRGPEKPALMAYAKELGIDDRIEFLGRVEDSNEFASLLHGCELLVLPSIDKSEAFGMSMVEAMACGKPVVSTSLESGVRFVNADGETGLQVPPNNAKLLAHAIGKLLSDDLMRSKMGKAARLRFESQFQSAEMINSYLALFESLSEQQKINDLRQVS; encoded by the coding sequence ATGCGTATTTTACACGTGGGCAAATATTATTACCCCCATCTCGGCGGCATTGAGACGGTGACTCGAGATCTGTCTGAGGGCTTGGTGGCCCATGGGCATGATGTCACAGTCTTGTGTTATTCGGAAGATGGCCGGTCAGATAAAGAAACAATAAATGGTGTTCACGTGGAGCGAATGTCTCATATGGGGGTATTGGCATCCCAACCATTAAGCCTATCATTCGTGAAACGCCTGATTGAAATTGCAAATGACTTTGACGTGATTCACTTGCACTCGCCAAATCCTTTGGCCGAATTAGCACTCGGTATAATGAAGCTTCGTGGCATTTTGGTCACAACCTACCACTGCGACGTTGTCAGGCAGAAATGGCTTTTGCCCTTTTATAGGCCATTTCTAAAACGGGCGTTGAATAAATCTCAAAGAATCGTAGCGGCCACCCAGTATCATGTGGAGTACAGTCATACCCTAAAAGATTATGCCCACAAGTGCGATATCATTCCATTTGGTATTCGAGAAGATGCGTTGATACTGAACGAACAAGGTCAGCAGCTGCTCGAAGACAACAAAAACCGCTTCGGATCATTTTTGCTTTTTGTCGGAAGGCTTGTGCCCTATAAGGGGTTACATATTTTGTTTGAGGCTATGCAACACATTGAACAGAAATTAGTTATCGTTGGCCGAGGCCCAGAGAAGCCAGCGCTTATGGCCTATGCCAAAGAATTAGGCATCGACGATCGAATCGAATTTTTAGGACGGGTAGAGGACAGCAATGAATTTGCTTCACTTTTACATGGCTGTGAATTACTCGTTTTACCTTCAATAGACAAGAGCGAAGCATTTGGTATGTCTATGGTTGAGGCGATGGCTTGTGGAAAGCCTGTTGTTTCAACATCGCTCGAATCGGGAGTGCGCTTTGTGAATGCAGATGGTGAAACGGGATTGCAGGTGCCACCCAATAACGCCAAGCTGCTCGCCCATGCTATTGGTAAATTATTATCTGATGATTTAATGCGATCAAAAATGGGGAAAGCCGCGCGTCTGCGGTTTGAATCGCAGTTTCAATCCGCAGAGATGATAAATAGTTATTTGGCGCTATTTGAAAGCTTATCAGAACAACAAAAGATCAACGATTTACGCCAGGTCAGTTAG
- a CDS encoding FkbM family methyltransferase, producing the protein MIRDIVKGMVPDKYHRRLYEAWNDYVSGWASLHYSQFGEDIIINYLLDNKYGGFFVDVGAFHPRHYSNTYFFYRRRKFQGINIEPNPDVISLFRRMRPRDTNLNCGVGAEISRLVYYKMQDPLCNTFSQEYVQVCQARGVEVQQKLEVNVAPLRDLLHTHVPKGREIDFLSVDVENFDLEVLQSMDWQSYRPKVVVVEDHEYTLSHPEAPSRIYSFLKDRDYSLKSVCAYSLIFLRNGA; encoded by the coding sequence ATGATTCGAGATATTGTAAAAGGTATGGTGCCAGATAAATATCACCGGCGACTGTATGAAGCCTGGAACGACTACGTCAGTGGTTGGGCCAGCTTACATTATTCACAATTTGGTGAGGACATCATTATCAATTATCTCTTAGACAACAAGTACGGAGGGTTTTTTGTGGATGTGGGGGCATTTCACCCACGGCATTATTCAAACACCTACTTTTTCTATCGTCGTCGTAAATTTCAAGGGATAAACATTGAGCCAAATCCGGATGTGATTTCACTATTTCGACGGATGCGGCCTCGAGACACAAACCTCAATTGTGGGGTGGGGGCAGAGATTTCTCGACTTGTTTACTACAAAATGCAGGATCCCCTATGTAATACGTTCTCCCAAGAATACGTGCAAGTTTGTCAGGCTAGAGGAGTAGAAGTTCAACAAAAACTTGAGGTGAATGTGGCCCCATTAAGGGACTTGCTTCATACTCATGTGCCCAAAGGTCGTGAAATCGATTTTCTGTCTGTAGATGTGGAAAACTTTGATCTTGAAGTTTTGCAGTCTATGGATTGGCAATCCTACAGGCCAAAAGTCGTGGTGGTTGAGGATCACGAATATACATTGAGTCATCCCGAAGCGCCCAGTCGAATTTATAGCTTTTTAAAAGACAGAGACTACAGTCTAAAGTCGGTGTGTGCCTATTCTTTGATTTTTTTGAGAAACGGCGCTTAG
- a CDS encoding acyltransferase — protein MIKNDSLHSYFPMLDGIRAISIIWVVLHHLPVSVPPWLEAIRLRGDLGVELFFAVSGFLVTRSLWQCVERAPENSKRTVLYDFFIRRTSRIFPPYYLTLLGLTVVALVADKSLYAKLQSVSDIIWSWPLYLYNYAKFHTAGDIPGALNVMWSLAFEEQFYIFIMLGFALFNKNLKGLLLMTALGSIAWRGTLAFASPESITPAQLQVYSHLRMDAIIWGCLGWMYFSHMAAWKWVRKPLTLWLSLAAALLTAGLHHLNEDVFYWSFIYTLIAPAFTFFVLLLALNRDHKLSRWLSNKILVAVGVVSYEIYLVHQVFVGAYVRFGFSKHPWLYILIVIISAILAALLFHRLFSKPVQKFIRKKYSS, from the coding sequence ATGATAAAAAACGACTCTCTCCACAGTTACTTTCCCATGCTCGATGGCATTCGGGCTATTAGTATCATTTGGGTGGTGTTGCACCACCTCCCCGTCTCGGTTCCGCCATGGCTTGAGGCCATACGACTTCGCGGGGACCTCGGAGTTGAGTTGTTTTTTGCCGTGAGCGGATTTCTGGTGACGCGAAGCCTTTGGCAATGTGTAGAAAGAGCCCCTGAGAACTCTAAAAGAACTGTGCTCTATGATTTCTTCATTCGTCGAACCAGTCGAATTTTCCCACCCTATTATCTCACCCTTTTGGGACTGACGGTGGTGGCTCTCGTTGCCGACAAGTCCCTTTATGCAAAACTTCAATCTGTTTCTGACATTATCTGGTCTTGGCCATTGTATCTATACAATTATGCGAAGTTTCACACCGCTGGCGACATACCCGGCGCACTTAACGTGATGTGGTCTCTCGCATTTGAAGAGCAGTTTTATATATTTATTATGTTAGGATTTGCCCTCTTCAACAAAAATCTTAAAGGCCTCTTGCTTATGACAGCCCTAGGCTCGATTGCTTGGAGAGGAACGCTGGCATTCGCTTCTCCTGAATCCATCACTCCTGCGCAATTGCAGGTTTATAGCCACTTAAGAATGGATGCCATCATTTGGGGATGCCTAGGGTGGATGTATTTCAGTCATATGGCTGCATGGAAATGGGTTCGAAAACCACTCACTCTTTGGCTGTCTCTAGCTGCCGCTCTGCTCACTGCGGGATTGCACCATCTTAATGAAGATGTGTTCTATTGGTCTTTTATTTATACCCTGATTGCACCGGCATTTACCTTTTTTGTGTTGTTGTTGGCACTCAATAGGGACCATAAATTAAGCCGGTGGCTGTCAAATAAAATTCTAGTTGCTGTTGGTGTCGTGTCATATGAAATCTATCTTGTTCACCAAGTTTTTGTCGGCGCGTATGTTCGGTTTGGATTTAGCAAACACCCTTGGCTCTACATTTTGATAGTTATTATTTCAGCAATTTTGGCAGCCCTTCTGTTTCACCGATTGTTTAGCAAACCCGTGCAAAAATTTATCCGTAAGAAATATAGCTCTTAG